A single region of the Pan troglodytes isolate AG18354 chromosome 22, NHGRI_mPanTro3-v2.0_pri, whole genome shotgun sequence genome encodes:
- the LOC738913 gene encoding keratin-associated protein 12-2 isoform X2: protein MCHTSCSLGCQPACCMPSPCQPACSVCMPVSCQSSVCVPVSCRPIVCAAPSCQSSLCVPVSCRPVMYAAPSCQSSGCCQPSCTSVLCRPISYSIPSCC, encoded by the exons ATGTGTCATACCAGCTGCTCCTTGGGCTGCCAGCCAGCCTGCTGCATGCCCAGCCCCTGCCAGCCAGCCTGTT CCGTGTGCATGCCCGTGAGCTGCCAgtcttctgtgtgtgtgcctgtgagcTGCAGGCCCATTGTGTGTGCAGCCCCCTCCTGCCAGTCCTCCCTGTGCGTGCCTGTGAGCTGCAGGCCTGTCATGTATGCGGCTCCGTCCTGCCAGTCCTCTGGGTGCTGCCAGCCCTCCTGCACCAGCGTCCTCTGCAGACCCATCTCCTACAGTATCCCTTCCTGCTGCTGA
- the LOC738913 gene encoding keratin-associated protein 12-2 isoform X1 has protein sequence MCHTSCSLGCQPACCMPSPCQPACCVPSPCQASCCVPVGCQSSVCVPVSFKPAVCLPVSCQSSVCVPMSFKSAVCMPVSCQSSVCVPVSCRPIVCAAPSCQSSLCVPVSCRPVMYAAPSCQSSGCCQPSCTSVLCRPISYSIPSCC, from the coding sequence ATGTGTCATACCAGCTGCTCCTTGGGCTGCCAGCCAGCCTGCTGCATGCCCAGCCCCTGCCAGCCAGCCTGTTGTGTGCCCAGCCCCTGCCAGGCATCCTGCTGTGTGCCTGTGGGCTGCCAGTCCTccgtgtgtgtgcctgtgagcTTCAAGCCAGCCGTGTGCCTGCCCGTGAGCTGCCAGtcttctgtgtgtgtgcccaTGAGCTTCAAGTCAGCCGTGTGCATGCCCGTGAGCTGCCAgtcttctgtgtgtgtgcctgtgagcTGCAGGCCCATTGTGTGTGCAGCCCCCTCCTGCCAGTCCTCCCTGTGCGTGCCTGTGAGCTGCAGGCCTGTCATGTATGCGGCTCCGTCCTGCCAGTCCTCTGGGTGCTGCCAGCCCTCCTGCACCAGCGTCCTCTGCAGACCCATCTCCTACAGTATCCCTTCCTGCTGCTGA
- the KRTAP12-3 gene encoding keratin-associated protein 12-3, with translation MCHTSCSPACQPTCCICSPCQASCYVPVSCQSSVCMPVSCTHIVCMAPSCQPSVCVPVSCRPIIYVTPSCQSSGCCQPPCTTVLCRPISCSTPSCC, from the coding sequence ATGTGCCACACCAGCTGCTCCCCAGCCTGCCAGCCAACCTGCTGCATATGCAGCCCCTGCCAGGCATCCTGCTATGTGCCCGTGAGCTGCCAGTCCTCCGTGTGCATGCCCGTGAGCTGCACGCACATTGTGTGCATGGCTCCCTCCTGCCAGCCCTCCGTGTGCGTGCCCGTGAGCTGCAGGCCCATCATATATGTGACTCCCTCTTGCCAATCTTCGGGGTGCTGCCAGCCCCCCTGCACCACTGTCCTCTGCAGACCCATCTCCTGCAGCACCCCTTCCTGCTGCTGA
- the KRTAP12-4 gene encoding keratin-associated protein 12-4, giving the protein MCHTSHSLGCPMACPGSPCCVPSTCYPPEGYGTSCCCSAPCVALLCRPLCGVSTCCQPACCAPSPCQVACCVRVSCKPVLCVASFCPTSGCCQPFCPTLVYRPVTWSTPTGC; this is encoded by the coding sequence ATGTGCCACACCAGCCACTCTTTGGGCTGCCCAATGGCCTGCCCTGGCTCCCCgtgctgtgtccccagcacctgcTACCCACCCGAGGGCTATGGGAcctcctgctgctgctcagcCCCCTGTGTGGCTCTGCTGTGCCGGCCCCTGTGTGGGGTATCCACCTGCTGCCAGCCAGCCTGCTGTGCGCCCAGCCCCTGCCAGGTGGCCTGCTGTGTGCGTGTGAGCTGCAAGCCTGTTTTGTGTGTGGCTTCCTTCTGCCCAACCTCCGGGTGCTGCCAGCCCTTCTGCCCCACCCTGGTCTATAGACCTGTCACCTGGAGCACCCCCACCGGCTGCTGA